Proteins from a genomic interval of Candidatus Woesearchaeota archaeon:
- a CDS encoding 30S ribosomal protein S17e yields MGRIKTQLVKRKTYELLRKFSGKFSTDFDTNKLRVNEFIPDASKKLRNTIAGYLTRLVKKNQDLA; encoded by the coding sequence ATGGGACGCATTAAGACACAACTGGTCAAGCGAAAGACGTATGAATTGCTTCGCAAATTCAGCGGAAAGTTTTCAACGGATTTCGATACTAACAAACTGCGCGTGAACGAATTCATCCCTGATGCTTCTAAGAAACTGCGCAATACTATTGCAGGGTATCTCACTCGCCTTGTCAAGAAAAATCAAGACTTGGCATAA
- the albA gene encoding DNA-binding protein Alba translates to MVERDSRDTTVFIGTKPFMNYVTSVVMQFTGKNAREVCIKARGKFISSAVDVAEVVSKRFLQNQVEVSNIRIDSESFKNQDGKDIRVSIVEILMRKK, encoded by the coding sequence ATGGTTGAGCGCGATTCACGAGACACGACTGTTTTTATTGGCACCAAACCGTTCATGAACTATGTCACCAGCGTGGTGATGCAGTTTACCGGCAAGAACGCGCGTGAAGTATGCATCAAAGCACGCGGCAAATTTATTTCCAGTGCCGTTGACGTCGCCGAAGTTGTCTCAAAACGATTTCTCCAAAACCAAGTGGAAGTGAGCAACATTCGCATTGATTCTGAATCTTTTAAGAATCAGGACGGCAAGGACATACGCGTGTCGATTGTGGAGATACTGATGAGGAAGAAATAA
- a CDS encoding ZPR1 zinc finger domain-containing protein → MADEKEEKQKPAEEKEAPAFVKGEPCPFCHEKALILTERETEVPYFGKIFMFSMSCGACKYHKSDVESVEAKEPCKYLFEISSEEDMKVRVVRSSQATIKIPHITTITPGPASNGYVTNIEGILNRVKVQIERLRDDEEDEELKKKAKNMLKKLTRVMWGQEKLTITIEDPTGNSAIISDKTEKKKL, encoded by the coding sequence ATGGCTGACGAAAAAGAAGAAAAACAAAAACCCGCAGAAGAAAAAGAAGCGCCTGCTTTTGTCAAGGGAGAGCCGTGTCCATTCTGCCACGAAAAAGCGCTGATACTCACGGAGCGCGAAACAGAAGTGCCGTACTTCGGCAAGATTTTCATGTTCTCGATGTCCTGCGGCGCGTGCAAGTACCACAAGTCAGACGTCGAAAGTGTTGAGGCAAAAGAGCCGTGCAAATACTTGTTTGAAATTTCTTCTGAAGAGGATATGAAAGTGCGCGTGGTGCGCAGCTCGCAAGCGACCATCAAAATTCCTCACATTACAACCATCACGCCAGGGCCGGCGTCGAATGGGTACGTTACGAATATTGAAGGGATTTTGAATCGGGTGAAAGTGCAGATCGAAAGACTACGCGACGACGAGGAAGATGAAGAGTTAAAAAAGAAAGCAAAGAACATGCTCAAAAAATTAACCCGCGTCATGTGGGGACAGGAAAAATTAACCATCACGATTGAAGACCCGACGGGCAACAGCGCAATTATTTCTGACAAGACGGAAAAGAAGAAACTTTAA
- a CDS encoding cell division protein SepF, with translation MRLKDMMKPSSPQTMNMPDEDEGYVELSTDSGEHGQSKVTVRPFVLEDFAGTKNVLDSLREGYTIALVNIKPLKDSDIVELKRAINKLKKTCDAIDGDIAGFGEDWICVTPSFARIHRETRSAPANANQQQTREEEYESY, from the coding sequence ATGCGACTGAAAGATATGATGAAGCCTTCTTCTCCTCAGACTATGAATATGCCTGATGAAGATGAGGGGTATGTAGAACTTTCTACTGATTCTGGAGAACATGGTCAGTCAAAAGTCACGGTGCGCCCGTTTGTGCTCGAAGATTTTGCCGGCACCAAAAACGTGCTTGATTCTCTGCGCGAAGGATATACTATTGCGCTCGTCAACATCAAGCCGCTCAAGGATTCGGACATTGTCGAGCTGAAGCGCGCGATCAACAAGCTCAAGAAAACATGCGATGCGATTGATGGTGACATTGCCGGCTTTGGCGAAGACTGGATTTGTGTCACGCCTTCGTTCGCCCGCATCCACCGCGAGACGCGGTCTGCTCCTGCAAATGCAAATCAGCAGCAGACTCGTGAAGAAGAATACGAATCTTATTAA
- the proS gene encoding proline--tRNA ligase — protein sequence MSKKEQPKQKEQTVGITVKKADDSGEWYSQVLTKADLIDYTDVSGCYIYKPASYSIWEKVQVFMNKHFAALGVKNSYFPLFIPEKLLQTEAKHVAGFTPEVAWVTHSGETKLAERLAIRPTSETIMYAAYKKWIRSHRDLPLLLNQWNNVVRWEFKNPVPFIRAREFLWQEGHTAHKNKEDALKEVLTILDIYEQTYRELYAIPVIKGVKTDSEKFAGADMTTTLEIFLPSGKAIQGCTSHFLGQNFSKAFDITFLDEKEQRSNIWQNSWGYSIRSIGAMILMHGDDKGLVMPPAVAPVHVVIVPIIFDDTKTKVLAACEKIKKELEKDGHVVHLDDRDECSAGWKFNEWELKGIPLRIEVGPKDIDKQQAVLVRRDTGKKEFVKLKDLDVAVTKTLHDIQLNLYETARTFLKNSIVMAKTASELKKAIDAKKMVECSWCGSAACEEKFGKESAAKILCIPYIDNDSSKGTIPAQGNCALCGKAGKHAVYVGRSY from the coding sequence ATGTCCAAAAAAGAACAGCCAAAACAAAAGGAGCAAACCGTCGGCATCACCGTCAAGAAAGCCGATGATAGCGGCGAATGGTACAGCCAAGTTCTTACTAAAGCAGACCTCATTGATTACACCGATGTCTCCGGCTGTTACATCTACAAGCCGGCATCATACTCCATCTGGGAAAAAGTGCAGGTATTTATGAACAAGCACTTCGCTGCGCTCGGCGTCAAGAATTCCTATTTTCCACTCTTTATCCCTGAAAAACTTCTGCAGACCGAAGCAAAGCACGTCGCCGGCTTCACGCCCGAAGTTGCATGGGTCACGCACAGTGGCGAGACCAAACTTGCGGAACGCCTCGCCATCCGTCCGACATCAGAAACAATAATGTACGCAGCGTACAAAAAATGGATACGCAGCCACCGCGACCTCCCGCTGTTGTTGAACCAGTGGAACAACGTCGTGCGCTGGGAATTCAAAAATCCAGTCCCATTTATCAGAGCCCGCGAATTTTTGTGGCAGGAAGGCCACACCGCGCACAAGAACAAAGAAGACGCGCTGAAAGAAGTGCTCACCATTCTTGACATTTACGAACAAACGTATCGCGAGCTCTACGCGATTCCCGTCATCAAAGGCGTCAAAACCGACAGCGAAAAGTTTGCAGGGGCCGACATGACCACTACCTTGGAAATTTTCCTGCCCAGCGGCAAGGCGATTCAGGGGTGCACGAGCCACTTTTTGGGGCAGAATTTTTCAAAAGCGTTTGACATCACATTTTTGGATGAGAAAGAGCAGCGGTCAAACATCTGGCAAAATTCGTGGGGTTATTCCATACGTTCCATCGGCGCGATGATATTGATGCACGGCGACGACAAAGGACTGGTCATGCCGCCGGCTGTTGCGCCTGTTCATGTGGTCATTGTTCCCATTATTTTTGACGACACCAAAACAAAAGTGCTTGCGGCCTGTGAAAAAATAAAAAAAGAACTGGAAAAAGACGGCCACGTTGTGCATCTTGATGACCGCGACGAATGCAGTGCCGGCTGGAAATTCAATGAGTGGGAACTCAAGGGCATTCCCCTGCGCATCGAAGTTGGGCCGAAAGATATTGACAAACAACAAGCGGTGCTCGTGCGCCGAGACACGGGAAAAAAAGAATTTGTGAAACTGAAAGATCTCGATGTCGCTGTTACAAAAACACTGCATGACATCCAACTCAATCTCTATGAAACCGCGCGCACGTTCCTGAAAAACAGCATTGTCATGGCAAAAACAGCCAGCGAACTGAAAAAAGCAATTGACGCAAAAAAAATGGTTGAATGCTCATGGTGCGGAAGCGCTGCCTGTGAAGAAAAATTCGGCAAGGAATCCGCTGCAAAAATACTGTGCATTCCCTACATTGACAACGACAGCAGTAAAGGGACAATTCCCGCACAGGGCAACTGCGCGCTGTGCGGCAAAGCAGGAAAGCACGCTGTCTATGTGGGGAGAAGTTATTGA